The Tachyglossus aculeatus isolate mTacAcu1 chromosome 4, mTacAcu1.pri, whole genome shotgun sequence genome contains a region encoding:
- the LOC119926549 gene encoding putative methyltransferase C9orf114 isoform X5 has protein sequence MAERAAKRARPQGEDQKVDWRKWKQERKEEKKKWKEVKLVKKLEKQRAQEELKKHQEEEEKQKKSNGRSYTLSVALPGSILNNAQSPELRTYLAGQIARACAIFCVDEIVVFDEEGEDSRSVEGKFDGIGKKGQACVQLARILQYLECPQYLRKSFFPKHQDLQFAGLLNPLDGPHHMRQDETSEYREGVVLARPSKPGRGSFVNCGMRKEVQIDKQLEPGLRVTVRLDQRQIPESKSHKGRVVSSQEPRTEAGLYWGYSVRLASCLSAVFAEGPFKDGYDLTVGTSERGGDLESAQLPDFCHALVVFGGLQGLEAAVDADPNLQVVEPSVLFDLYLNTCPNQGSRTIRTEEAILISLASLRPRIVQAGAKPS, from the exons ATGGCGGAGCGCGCGGCCAAGCGGGCGCGGCCCCAG GGAGAAGACCAGAAGGTGGACTGGCGGAAATGGAAACAAGAGA ggaaagaggagaaaaagaagtggAAGGAGGTGAAGCTGGTGAAGAAACTGGAAAAGCAGCGAGCCCAGGAGGAGCTGAAGAaacaccaggaggaggaggagaagcagaagaaatcCAATG GAAGGTCCTACACCCTGAGCGTGGCACTGCCCGGGTCTATCCTCAACAACGCCCAGTCCCCGGAGCTGCGCACTTACCTGGCTGGCCAGATTGCCCGGGCCTGTGCCATCTTCTGCGTGGATGAGATCGTGGTCTTTGACGAGGAGGGCGAAGACTCCAG GAGCGTGGAAGGCAAGTTCGACGGCATCGGCAAGAAGGGACAGGCCTGTGTGCAGCTGGCCCGCATCCTTCAGTATCTGGAATGTCCACA GTACCTACGGAAATCCTTCTTCCCCAAGCACCAAGACCTCCAGTTTGCAG GGCTCCTGAACCCCCTGGACGGCCCACACCATATGCGTCAGGATGAAACCTCGGAGTACCGCGAAGGGGTGGTGCTGGCTCGGCCCTCCAAGCCCGGACGCGGCTCCTTCGTCAACTGTGGCATGAGGAAG gaGGTGCAGATCGACAAGCAGCTGGAGCCGGGGCTGAGGGTCACCGTGCGACTGGACCAGCGGCAGATTCCAG AAAGCAAGAGCCACAAGGGCCGGGTGGTGTCTTCCCAGGAGCCCCGCACGGAAGCCGGCCTCTACTGGGGCTACAGTGTCCGCCTGGCCTCCTGTCTCA GTGCCGTGTTTGCCGAGGGCCCCTTTAAAGACGGCTACGACCTGACCGTCGGCACCTCGGAGCGAGGGGGGGACCTGGAATCGGCCCAGCTCCCCGACTTCTG CCACGCCCTCGTCGTGTTCGGAGggctccagggcctggaggccgcaGTGGACGCGGATCCCAACCTGCAGGTGGTGGAGCCCAGCGTCCTCTTCGATCTTTATCTCAACACCTGCCCCAACCAGGGCAGCCGCACCATTCGCACAGAG gaaGCCATCCTCATCTCCTTGGCATCCTTACGACCCCGGATCGTCCAGGCCGGGGCCAAGCCTAGCTGA